The sequence below is a genomic window from Setaria italica strain Yugu1 chromosome IV, Setaria_italica_v2.0, whole genome shotgun sequence.
cagTCCACTAGGGGTTCCTCAGGTAGTAGATTTGTAAGCGGGGGAGATTGTAAGACAAAAACTTGAATGGTAATATAGggacgcaaggtttagataggtttggacctccgaagagtaatactcTATATTCTGTGTTCTGGTCGATTGTATTGTTGGTACGGTATGCGGAGAGTTAACGTGCGGTGGGGTGAATTACCCTCGAGGGGCGCTCCTGGCTGCCTTATATATGCTGACGATCTAGGGTGAATCCTAGTCATTTGTTACACATAAatcaatctgagtcggtttacaacaagtatcccgtgatatccgaaatcaatctgagtcggtttacaacaagtatctcgTGATATCCGGGCTGAATTGATTCGCCTGGCCTTTCAGATTGTGCTCCACACGTCTTCATGTCTTGCCTCGCACGCCATGGTTGGGCGGGATCCAGTTGTCAGGTCGGCCAATATTGTGATCGATTGGGatccgtgggtacccttatccctcaggAATGGACctataaattgaattttagattaATCAAAGTGAGTGATAGTAAAGTGATCATATGTCCCAAACGGTGGTAAATATTATGAGAATATAGAAACCACTAGCAAAGCATTGAGAACAGCAACATCATTAAGGGATCTTTGGcaagttttttcttttaattgttTATGGCTTGCGCTTATCTTCGATGGATTTACTATTGATAGGTATGGATTTGGGTAGCTTGGCTAATTTTCATACTAATTTGCTACTGTTATGTATAAATGGTTGGATAACGTGTCTCGTTTTCTTGTCTATTATGTGCATATATCAAGAAGCTTTGGGTTTTAATTATAGAGAGAGGCCCAGCCAGTCCCATGGTAGTGATTGGGTCAACATTGTTTGCTCTAATTATAGAGAGAGGCCCATGGTAGCTCAacagtagcaactagcaagaGAGGAGGTCAGGTTAGGTATGCCAATTCGTGGCATGACCCGAAATGGCAGTGCAAGACTCCAAGGCAAGGTCAATCTTTGCCTTTGTTTGGCAAGCTGACAACTGACAGGCCGTACGGTGGATGTCGGCAGGCACCACGCACGACCAAGGAGGAGAGGAGCCGAGGTGTCAGCGTCAGCGGACTGTCCTCCCCTCCTGACCCCCATGGGTTCCTGGGCCTTCCTATGCTCCTCCCACAGTCCACCTTTTTCGGCTGCCACTGCACCAGCGCAGATGCCCGGGCCCAAGGGCCTGCCACACATAAACATAACACATACTCATCCGCCGCTAAATTTGACTGGATTTGCAGAAAATATGTGCACCATTTGTAccttcaaataaatttattaaaaaactaGATTCAAATGTCTATctaatgatattaattttgtatcataaatattaatatatttttatatatatttagtcAAAGTTGTTTCTCGGGAAGCGAAAATAATGGTTATTTAGGGAAGAAGGGAGTATGACATGGGCATGCCAATCAACAAATTCTATCTCATTCTACTGCCAAAGAGAGAGAACAAATGATGAGTTGAATGAATccaagttccttcccatcccaTTCATCTTTGGAGTCACATTCACAGTGAAGCCATCTTTGGAGTCATGCCCAGTGCCTTGAGGATAAACGCATAAGTAAAAGCATCTTCCTGCAATTTCTCAAACCTGCAATCACAGGCAACAAACACCTTATTGCTCTGCTTCATCATCTCTACAAGTACATCATATGCTAGCACTGCCAGAACCAACAAACAAACCAGCTGCTTTACTTTACCTTCCCGACTTGGAGAAGTGCCCAGCACCCAGCTCGCACTTGAACAACAAAAGATTGCCGTCCGTCTTGAGATCCCGCAGCTTCGCCACGTACTTCGCAGGTTCAGAGTACATCACGCGAGGATCTGATCACCAACCCAACCAGTCTCAGCTACCTACTAGTGACTTGGAATGCAAATGACAGAGACACCTACCATTTAAGCCAGACGTGACAAGAATGTTGGGATACTCTTGCGCTGCCACCTGTAGCATGGACAAACAAACACCAAACCCCGATGAGCTTTTAATATGCAGCCAATTCGAAATGGAATTCATGCTTCTGGGAGAAATAATATCAGAAGCAAGAACAGTAAAGATGAACAGAAATAAAAATACTAGCTTGATTGGTAAAAATGCCTAGGGAGGCACAAACATCACTACTACTTACATTGTCAACAGGAGAATATGATTTCATGTAGTAGTAGTATTCTTCTTTTCTCGGATCACCCCACTCCTGAACCGAGGATAGCAAACACAAATCGATAAGAACAGAAGCAAGTAGACGACTATAACAGAATGGACAAGTGTGCTAACAGCTCGAATAAAACATGCCAATTGCAATTGACATGGTACAAGTTTCAAAACATCACTATCATGCAAGCGCCAACTATTCCATCCCTATCCTCGGGCACAAAGCATAATGAAATAAAACAATGGTTCAAAAACTAAAATTGTTCAGATTATAAGCGAATCTATATTAGCTATTATAACAAGGAATCACTGTATCCAAGCCCTAAGATCTGCTCAAGCCTAATGCACGTATCTTTGCCTAAGTATCTAGCCCCAGTATGCACTGTGGCGCAACTGCTGTGCTCAATGTGAACTAAAGCTTAAACCTGATCCCAGCTGCACAAGAAAGGTTGCATTGCTTAAACGTTTGGATAGATATCAGTTGGTATTGATTTGATGTGGTGGTACCCAAGTGTGATTGAAATGTTGGGGACTGGACAAAAGGGCACCAAAGAACATTTCCAGAAAGTATCTCTACGCATTATTTGTGCTAATTATAAAATGGCAATAAACATGATAGTGAGACATGGGGAAAAAATAATGGCATAAAAAGCATCTGAACTGAAGAGGAAATGGATACCTCCCATTCAGCTGTTGTCAGTGGGATAGTTGGATCAAGCATAGTTGTGACAACAtcaacaaaagggactccggcAACAGCAGCCTTGAATAAGTCAGGCCTCATATTTAGGACAGCACCCATCAGTAGGCCACCTGCACTTCTTCCATTGATGCAAAGCTTTTCCTTGGAACAGTATTTGTTTTTTATCAAGTGCTCGGCACAATCAATGAAATCAGTAAAagtattcttcttcttcaaaagCTTCCCATCCTCGTACCACTTCCGGCCCATTTCACCACCACCACGAATATGAGCTATCACATATATAAAACCCCTATCTACCAGAGATAATCTGGATCCTCTGAATGTCGGGTCGATGCAAATCTGCAACCATAGCAAAATGGGAAAATAAGGGCATGGTTAACTCAATGCCATTCTGCTACTTACTGCTGAAACCATAATCATCATAGTCTCAATGCCAAGTTGCCAAATTTTATCAGTTGCTACTTGCTAGACATTGATTTAGAGACTAGAATTCTGACCCCATTTTCCTGGTAATTCATTACTGGGTCCTGACAAGGAATCTTTATGACATCAAATTATCGAAGTATACCATTCAGCGAGGAAACACTAGACTAAGTGAATGGTTAAGAACAGTTATCACTTCAAAATGACAATGGATAACAGTAAATGAATATATGATGCCACATTAGCAAATAATACATAACATTCCAAATGAATCATTTGCATCCCAAGATGACCCAAGGATGTGGACATGAACTGCATGCCAATCTGAAGAGTTGTTCAAGGCATTCAAAATGGCACAACACATTTTTATTACAGAATAGTAAACACACGACATACCTTGTAGGAGCCATAGCCATATAGCAGCATTGGGTCTGAGCCATCAAGCTTCACAAGATCTTTTCTGTACAGAACGGACATCGGGATCTGAGTGccatcggcagcagcagcccatTTCCTTTCTGTTACATAATTTGATGCGTCAAATCCACCTAAAACCTATGGACATTTAGAAGATCAAATTACAACGGGTTtataaaagtaaataaaaagATCAAATCACAACGGGTTtataaaagtaaataaaaagaaatcgATCCTGGTCAGAATACCAAATATTTATATAAACCTATTGCAACTTATAGCTTACGGGTTTAATCTTCTTCAGCACTGAAACCCCTGAATCCATATCATAGTCGTAGACAGAGGGCGGGGTCCTCATTGAGCTATAATTAAATCGAAGAACAGATGAATGAAACTCAGACTCCTCAGGATCCACAGCATATGTTGGATCAATAAAATCAATTGTTCGACCTCCCTGAAGTTGTCCAATTGACTCTCCAATAGCAGGTAGCCGATATAAGGTTACTTTGGGTAGGCCATTCTCACGCTCATATACAGCAATATGGTTGTCAAAGAGCTGGACTTCCTGTATTTTCACACTGAAGGGTAGTATCAGTTTTGATGCAACAGTGACGTGTTACACACTTTTGTTATCAATGGGCGTCAATAAAATTTGCAAGCATGTAAAGTTCCTGATGGATAACTTAACTAGTAGGTTCATCAAATTTTGTATTAGCTGCAGTTCATCACATACTCCTTGCCAGTCAATGTCCTTTCATAGTAGTAGTACTGCCCTTTGCGAAGAGGTGCATCGATATCATCTTCCTTAATCCTTCCTCTGATTTCAGCATATATTTCATCCTCGAGTTGCTTGACATCTGCAAGTGATCGAGTTAGCATATCAGGACTGAGACTCCTGGCAACAGTACAGATCGATAGAACTGCCACGCTGATCCATCTGGTCGACACGCTAAAATTAATCCACAGAGGGAAGCGATATGCAAAAGCTCCAAGGAACAAGTAAGTAACAAGTGCAGTGGCAACGGACTGACCGGACATGACGGCGGCGGTGTAGTCGTTCTCGGCGCGGAGGTGCGCGAGGACGTCGGGATCCGATCGGGAGTCGTCGCGGAGCCAGTAGTAGTTGTCGACGCGTACGTCGCCGTGGTCCACGAGCTGACGCGGCACCTTCttggccaccggcggcggcggcggcggcgccatcgagTCCCGGGGTAAGAGGTTCCCGATCGAAGTAGTCCCGTTCCCAGCTCATATTTTTTTGTCCCCTACCTCATATTCCTCTGCACGACCTAAAGTAGCAATGGAACAATACGGTGCGTCGAAATGTTCAACTACCACGCGCCTCAAACAATGCCCATGCCAACATTACCTTGTGCAGAGTGGCCCCGAAGATGAACTGAATTGCTGACCGATGTACCAGAGTccacagctccaactccaactcTGGAGCCTATCAAGCTCAGATGACCATCTTCAATATCACATCAACATTTGGACATGCAAACCATACAAACTAAAGAATTCGAACTCTCCTCCATCAGGTAAAAGATCCATACTTACATATGCACATATACGAGAAAATGAGTAAATGCCCTAAATGCTTAACCCATCGTTGTTGATCAGTACTGATTTCAACCTAACTTCAAGCGTCTTCTCTTTTTATTGCCAGGGCAATTTCGTATCGGGAGTAAAGTATCTTCTGACACAGTGCTTTCATGTCCTCCATGACACTGTGCCTTTAGCTTCAATGCAGTCAGCAATTCGTTGGGCGTCATTGGTGATTTCATCAAATCTTTCAATCAACTTTTTCTGGCCTTGATCATCTCCAGATCGTCCTTGCACTGCCAATCCAGCTATCCCCTGTACCAAATCCAACAGGTCTCCCTCCCGTTTCTTCTGGCCTTGACCGTCTCCTGATCCTCCTTCAGCAGCCGATCCAGTTCTCCACTCCAGCACATCCTGCAGCTTTCCCTCTCgatcctcatcatcctcttcatcgtcatcgtcatcctcctcctcctcagcttcCACCACCACCTACTTGTTCCCCAGCCTCGTCCTCGTCCCCAGAGGAGGTGCTTGGCAGATCCTCATTCTTTGGATCCAGATGGTATGCGTAGAAGAACTGCTCATAGCTTCGCTCTGGCACAACCACATTCAGTTGAGGGGATGTACGCTTGTATATAGCCCAGATATGTATATATCCACTATGCCCTCCCATTGCCACTCGCATGGACGGGTCCTCCTGCAAAAAAAGAGCAAAGTATTAAAGTAATCAGTTCAAAAGGAGTAAGCAGTCAGTAGAACAGGAGACAATTAACATCACACGTATCAAATAAATTATCCTACTACTTTGCACCAAGAATGTGGGAGACACAGAAGCCAACGGTTCCATGTATCGACAGACAAGTATCCCGACTCAAGAATAAATGGCTTATATATCTACACAAGAAACATCATAATATTGACAATGTATATAGATTGATGCATGCTGCAGGTGAAAAGATATTTCAGTAGCACAGGACTCATCAAGACATAGTACTCCGATAAGAGGTATGCATAGCATATGCGTCATCAGGTAACCTATAGGCTATGGGGGTACTACCAGTATGTGGCAGGCCAAAGCAGGATGTAGCATGTAGCAGTTACATTGAAATCGATCTTTCAGAACTAAGCCACACAAATCTAGTCTTGCTCAACAAAGCTCAACCACGACATAAGGCCCATAACATGCAAGACAGCCAAACTGCACAAAAAAACAGTTGCTGCTAACCATCAAATGTTCATAAGTTGTAGAACCGGCAGAATGAGTTGAGCAGCTACAAGAAACTAGAATCATGCACACGTTAGTTAAAAaccttaagctggtttaagggTGATAATACATACAGACACACTTCATCTTCAGGGAAGAAGAATAACATAACTAAGAAACAATGAAGATAAGAAATTTAAAGCACCTTGGGATTGAATTTCAAGCATTTAGCAGCCCTATAGCAAACATCTTTGTTTCGATAGCCTTTAATTTTCCAATCCAACCTCTGCTTGACCTTTTTGTGGACTATCATTGTGTCCCCAGACCCAGCACTTACAGCAAAAAGCCGATTCCTGAAGTTAAAGATTTCATTTTGAATGTTTAATAACAATATGCACTTGTACTAAATCCCAGAATATCTGAATGAGACTGAAAGAGATACTAGGACGCTGAAAAAGAAATCAGATGTGACCGGTACTTCATTTTCTTCCCTTTTACCACCCTATGTTCATCAACACTTTTGAACTTGCAGGTCAACCTGCAAATCGAGATTAAGAGAACCAATTATCTAAGAGCCTCCTAGTATTGTACATAAACTGATAGTGACAGTGATATGTTACATTTCAGATGAAAATTCGTTAAAGCTCCAAAACCTCCGTATCCCTTCCCTGTACACTGTTAAGCCTTTTCTATTACGAGGTTTAGGGTTTTCACCTGGTTCTCCCACTGTTCATACAGCCGATGGTTCTTCTCTTCCTGTTATCGGACATGGCACTCTCCTATCTGACTCTTTTCATGTTCCTGATGTTTCTTATGTTCCCGCTCTGACCATGCAGCTCATGTCCGCTGGCCATGCAGCTCATGTCCGCTGGCCAGCTTACTGATCATGACTGTCGTGTTATTCTTGATCCTAATTTTTGTTATGCTCAGGATTGTCGCACAGGTCAGCTGGTTGGTACTGGCCCTCGTTGTCGTGATTCTCAGCGTCTTTGGGAGCTTGACTGGCTTCGTGTTCCTTCCACTGCGCCCGTCAGTCTAGTTGGCTCCGCTTTGGCTGCTTCGTCGACCTCGTCTTTTGATCAGTGGCATCATCACTTGGGTCATCTATGAGGCTCTCGTCTGTTTAGTTTGATTTGTCGTGGTCTTCTAGGGTCAGTTTCAGGTCATGAGTCTTTAGCTCAATGTCAGGGTTGTCGGTTGGGCAAGCAGATTCAGCTTCACTATCATTCTAGTGAGTCTGTGCCACAGCGTCCTTTTGATCTTGTTCACTTGGATGTCTGGGGTTCTGCTCCCTTTGTTTCTAAAGGGGGCCATCGATACCATATTATATTCATAGATGATTTTTCTTGTCATACATGGATTTATTTTATGAAACATCGTAGTGAGGCCTTATCTATCTACGAGACTTTTATTGCTATGATCTGCACTCATTTTGACACTTCTATTCGTGTTTTTCGTGCTCGAGAATCTTTCTGTAGCTCTAAGTCAGGTTCTCTCTGAGCAAGGCACTCTTGCTTAATTTTCTTGTCCTGGCACCCATGCTTAGAACGGTGTGGCCGAGCGCAAGCATCGTCATCTTCTTGAGACTGCTCATGCTCTTATGCTTGCTTCTTCTGTTCCGCCTCATTTTTAGGCTGAGGCTGTGTCTACAGCCACTTATTTGACTAACATTCAACTTTCTTCTGCTCTTCATTGTGAGATTCCTTTTGAGCGCCTTCTGAATAAGTCGCCTGACTATTCCAGTCTTCATCTCTTTGGCTATGTGTGCTATGTGCTTCTTGCACCGCGTGAGCGCCCGAAGCTAACTGCTCAGTCTGCTGAGTGTGTTTTTCTCGGTTACAGTTCTGAGCATAAGGGATATCGTTGTTGGGATCCAGTTGATCATCGGATGCAGATTTTTCGGGATGTTGTATTCGATGAATCTCGTCCTTTTTATCCTCATCCTTCTTCTGATGTTCCCTTGTATCTTTAGTTGATCTACTATCCTTCTTAATATTACCTGATACTTCTATTGCTATTACACCTTCTTTGTCTGACAGTATAGGTA
It includes:
- the LOC101757448 gene encoding uncharacterized protein LOC101757448, which codes for MAPPPPPPVAKKVPRQLVDHGDVRVDNYYWLRDDSRSDPDVLAHLRAENDYTAAVMSDVKQLEDEIYAEIRGRIKEDDIDAPLRKGQYYYYERTLTGKDVKIQEVQLFDNHIAVYERENGLPKVTLYRLPAIGESIGQLQGGRTIDFIDPTYAVDPEESEFHSSVLRFNYSSMRTPPSVYDYDMDSGVSVLKKIKPVLGGFDASNYVTERKWAAAADGTQIPMSVLYRKDLVKLDGSDPMLLYGYGSYKICIDPTFRGSRLSLVDRGFIYVIAHIRGGGEMGRKWYEDGKLLKKKNTFTDFIDCAEHLIKNKYCSKEKLCINGRSAGGLLMGAVLNMRPDLFKAAVAGVPFVDVVTTMLDPTIPLTTAEWEEWGDPRKEEYYYYMKSYSPVDNVAAQEYPNILVTSGLNDPRVMYSEPAKYVAKLRDLKTDGNLLLFKCELGAGHFSKSGRFEKLQEDAFTYAFILKALGMTPKMASL